In Mycetocola zhujimingii, one DNA window encodes the following:
- a CDS encoding DUF3000 domain-containing protein codes for MADRLTGADVPAAFARALESVRGAQARPELSVHEIPAPGNLAPFAVALAADVTPTRHGADSELGTGRFILLYDPEEPEAWGGPFRVVCFAQAPLETEIGLDPFLADVAWSWLVDALNARGAQYASASGTATKILSTGFGELAAQPDGAQIELRASWTPLEADVSSHVEGWGELLCMLAGLPPTTEGVTLLSSRRTARD; via the coding sequence GTGGCAGACAGACTCACAGGCGCCGACGTTCCGGCGGCCTTCGCCCGTGCACTCGAATCGGTGCGCGGCGCCCAGGCACGCCCCGAACTCAGCGTTCACGAAATTCCTGCCCCCGGCAACCTGGCGCCATTCGCCGTCGCGCTCGCAGCCGATGTCACCCCGACCAGGCACGGCGCGGACTCCGAGCTCGGCACCGGGCGGTTCATCCTGCTCTACGACCCGGAAGAGCCGGAGGCGTGGGGCGGACCGTTCAGGGTCGTATGTTTCGCCCAGGCCCCACTCGAAACAGAGATCGGTCTCGACCCTTTCCTCGCCGACGTGGCGTGGTCGTGGCTCGTTGACGCTCTCAACGCCCGGGGTGCCCAGTACGCCTCCGCGTCGGGAACGGCAACAAAGATCCTGTCGACCGGGTTCGGCGAACTCGCGGCACAGCCCGACGGCGCCCAGATAGAGTTGAGGGCGTCCTGGACGCCGCTCGAAGCCGATGTGTCCTCCCACGTGGAAGGCTGGGGCGAGCTGCTGTGCATGCTCGCCGGGCTTCCGCCAACAACCGAAGGTGTAACCCTGTTGTCTAGCCGCAGGACGGCACGTGACTGA
- a CDS encoding HRDC domain-containing protein yields the protein MTDRHVIDSEDEYLDAITKIEAGHGPIAVDAERASGYRYSQRAYLIQVFRRGAGVFLFDPPAIGRFDALNAAIRDEEWIIHAASQDLACLREVGLDPSRIFDTELASRLLGLDRVGLGSVVEELLGIHLAKEHSAADWSTRPLPESWLEYAALDVELLVDVRDKLDALLTESGKQEIAAQEFEATRLRQPKLVRQDPWRRLSGLHGVRGARNLAVARELWTARDTLARERDVAPGRLVPDASLVAVVKTQPRSSAALAAMRDFKGRASRTDLPVWWAALERGLTTDDLPPLRPASSDVLPPARSWSERNPEADARLKAARTALAVVAESLSIPLENVLTPEMLRRLAWTPPVPLDAATVGDALRELGAREWQIEATAQTIALAFVEGNQTASEPQKSES from the coding sequence GTGACTGACCGTCACGTCATCGATAGCGAGGACGAGTACCTCGACGCAATCACGAAGATCGAAGCGGGTCACGGACCAATCGCTGTCGATGCTGAGCGAGCGAGCGGATACCGCTACTCCCAGCGCGCGTACCTGATCCAGGTCTTCCGTCGCGGAGCCGGCGTGTTCCTCTTCGACCCACCGGCGATCGGCAGGTTCGACGCACTCAACGCCGCCATTCGCGACGAAGAGTGGATCATCCACGCAGCAAGCCAGGATCTGGCCTGCCTCCGAGAGGTCGGTCTCGACCCCAGCCGGATCTTCGACACCGAGCTTGCCAGTCGGCTTCTCGGTCTTGATCGCGTTGGTCTCGGCTCCGTCGTCGAAGAGCTTCTCGGCATCCACCTCGCGAAGGAGCACTCCGCCGCAGACTGGTCAACACGGCCGCTCCCCGAGTCATGGCTCGAGTACGCAGCCCTCGACGTTGAACTTCTCGTCGACGTGCGCGACAAGCTCGATGCCCTGCTCACCGAGTCAGGCAAGCAGGAAATCGCCGCTCAGGAGTTCGAGGCGACCAGGCTCCGCCAGCCCAAACTCGTTCGCCAGGATCCCTGGCGCCGGTTGTCCGGCCTTCACGGCGTGCGCGGCGCCAGGAACCTCGCCGTCGCACGTGAACTCTGGACGGCTCGTGACACCCTCGCACGGGAACGGGACGTAGCCCCCGGCCGCCTGGTCCCGGATGCCTCGCTCGTCGCCGTGGTCAAGACCCAGCCACGCTCGAGCGCAGCGCTCGCCGCCATGCGCGACTTCAAGGGCCGCGCGAGCCGTACCGACCTTCCTGTGTGGTGGGCGGCTCTCGAGCGGGGACTCACCACCGATGACCTCCCGCCGCTCCGTCCGGCGTCGAGCGATGTCCTCCCTCCGGCCCGGAGCTGGTCTGAACGCAATCCTGAAGCTGACGCGAGGCTCAAGGCCGCGCGAACAGCGCTCGCCGTCGTCGCTGAATCGCTCTCGATTCCGCTGGAGAACGTCCTCACCCCCGAGATGCTCCGTCGCCTCGCGTGGACTCCCCCCGTACCGCTCGACGCCGCGACGGTGGGCGATGCGCTCCGTGAACTCGGTGCTCGCGAGTGGCAAATTGAAGCTACTGCACAGACGATCGCCCTCGCCTTTGTAGAAGGTAACCAAACGGCATCCGAACCGCAGAAAAGCGAGTCGTAG